The following proteins are co-located in the Haloplanus sp. HW8-1 genome:
- the tnpA gene encoding IS200/IS605 family transposase, with the protein MGEKRSNHPVYNVNYHFVWCPKYRHAILEPIEDSLEASFRDVCDDYDYEILSLHMSPDHVHLFLSAHPKHAPSEIVRTVKSITAREMWEQYKLFLEEYLWSGGFWEESYYVGTAGDVSTDTIEQDIERTEHV; encoded by the coding sequence ATGGGTGAGAAGCGGTCGAATCACCCGGTGTACAACGTCAACTACCATTTCGTGTGGTGTCCGAAGTATCGCCACGCGATTCTTGAACCAATAGAGGATTCGTTGGAAGCGAGTTTCCGCGACGTGTGTGACGATTACGACTACGAGATACTGTCGCTCCACATGTCACCTGACCACGTACACCTGTTCCTGTCTGCCCATCCGAAGCACGCGCCAAGTGAGATTGTACGGACAGTCAAAAGCATCACGGCACGGGAGATGTGGGAACAGTACAAACTGTTCTTGGAGGAGTACCTGTGGAGTGGTGGGTTTTGGGAGGAATCGTACTACGTGGGGACGGCAGGCGATGTTTCGACCGACACGATTGAGCAGGATATCGAGCGAACGGAACACGTTTAG
- a CDS encoding DUF2080 family transposase-associated protein, with product MANRFEIDGEEVLDGEVKPFGNSAHVTVPKRWRGADVKVVRTSEPTEQDEE from the coding sequence ATGGCGAATCGTTTTGAAATCGACGGCGAGGAAGTTCTCGACGGTGAGGTCAAACCGTTCGGGAATAGCGCCCACGTCACCGTTCCCAAGCGCTGGCGTGGGGCCGACGTGAAAGTCGTCCGAACCTCAGAACCTACCGAACAAGACGAAGAATGA